The stretch of DNA CGCACGGCCGCCCGGCACTGACCCGTCCCCTCGGCCCTCGCGCAGGACGCTGGCACGCTGCGGCAGCCGGCGGGGTACGCGTCCAACCCAGCCTCCACCACAGGCTCCATCCAACCCAGCCGATTCGTGTGTTAGGGTTTGGTGTTGGGAGGTCTTGATTTGATGGGTTCAGATTTATTTTCCTCCTTGTTTGCGTGTGTAGGTCGAGGCTTGCTGGCAATGGTGTAGGCAGTGCCCTCCAACGACCTAGTAATATTAGCAAATGGCAAACTAGTAATATCCCCAAAGTAGAAGAGATGTCAGCACTGATGAAAGAAAAATTTCTAAAGTACTGGAAAGACACTCATGGTCTTATGGCAATTGCTACTGTTCTAGATCCTCGGTACAAATTGCAATTCCTGAATGCTATGTTTGAACAAATTTATGGACATACATGGTTCAATGAAGTGAAGAAAGTTAGGGATTTGCTGTATGATTTGGTGTTGGAATACCAAGGTTTTATGGAAGGTGTTGGCACAACAGATGGTGTTGGTACTTCTAGCAATAACAGTAGCAGTAGTACTGTGGGAAGTGGAGATAAAGCAGTAGTTGACATATTTGATAGATATTTGTCTTCCCAACCAATAGTCTCAACTACTTATGTGCGCACAGAATTGGATTTGTACTTGGAAGAGCCATTGTGGCCAAGAACAACAGATCTAGACATTATTCATTGGTGGCAGTATGCAGGGATGAAATATCCTACTTTGCGAAACATTGCTCAAGATATCTTGGTTATTCCTGTAACAACAGTTGCTTCAGAATCAGTTTTTAGCACTAGTGGGAGAATTATAAGCCCGAGTCGCAGCAGACTTGCTCCAAAAATGGTGGAAGCATTAATGTGTATGCAAGCTTGGTCACATGCTGAAATGTTAGGTATATATGCTGGTTTTTGCTTTACATTTATGGTAGCATTGTTTTCTCTCATACATGATAACACTAACTTGTTAATCTTGTTTGATTTAGGGCCTGAGTCTCCTGTTATGAATGCATTGCTGACATGtcttgatgatgaagaagaagaaatggtACTGCCACTTTACCTCTTCTATTTTGTTCCTCCTTGCTTCATTTAATTTCTACTATTTTTCCTATTAGGATGCACCTGAGTCGGACATTATTGATTGATGCTTGCCCATGGGAGCAATCTGATGTGGTGGTGCTGCATGCTGACCTGCTGGGAGTGTTGTCATGGTGCTGTTGAAGTACTTGTGAACTTGAAATAAAATGACTGTACTAGTTATCCCTATGTGGCTATGTCGATTATTCAATGTATTGTAACACTTAATTGTTGATTTGTGGTGCTACTAGTATGCTGAATTGTGATTTGTGACCTTGAATTTATGGATTTATTGTTAGCTTCATCTTATTATTATGCTGAATTGTGATTATTATTATAGCTGTTGTCAAATctgcggatacccgaaacccgcccGAAACCcgacgggtgcgggtgcgggtgcagaAATGAAACCGCGGGTCTGCCTGCGGGCGGGTTTTGCCCAGCCCCGCGGGTTTGCCTGCGGGTGGGTTTTTGCCAAACCCGCACCCACATCGCGGGTGCCACCCCGACTTGTGTGTGGGTCCAATAGCCTCTAGAAATATCTGGATTCTTTGCGTCCTGGCCTCCTCTGTTCTCTCTTAGGTCGCATTTTTAGCGCTGGGCGCCAGAGCTAGCCCGCCACGTCTTTTGAAATTTGAATCGGAGTCACTGGAAAGCACCAAGTGCAAGCTCTTTAGACTAATCTAGAACCGCGTACATATAAGATGACAAGAGACATTTTAGTTATTTTAGAAAGAACCAAATGAGTGCATTAGTTTTTGAGCCTCGGTCAAAAGTGACAAGTATTTTCAAACAGAGGGAAGTATATAGAAATCACAGCATATCCGCTTGGCGTCTACTAGAAACTTCAGAGAGGAAAAGCAGCAAGCTGTGGGTGCTCGCAAATATGACAACTCCGGCCGTAGGTGTTACAGTCAGCCTGTTCGGCTGGGTGGTTTGGGCTGGTTGAACACTGTGGCGGCGGTTTTTGTGAGAAGATGCATACTGTAGCGGCTGGTACTGTAACAACTACACGTGGTATAGCCTTGACTGCGCGTGGGAGCGCGTACTGTACTGATACTGTACCAACAGTGTTACTGTATCTACAGTACCGCCAGCCAGCGCTGATCAGCGAAACGAAGAGGCATACACGCTCAAACAGCTCATTTCGCCGCTAAAAAATTGGCCCTCGCGTTCCAACCGGATAGGCGCGGGGCGACCGGCCGCTCCCGGTGACCCGCCCGTGGCCAAGGCCAGGGCCCCAGCGCTCCGGGGCATGCCCGCGCCGCTGTATATATACCACCT from Panicum virgatum strain AP13 chromosome 9K, P.virgatum_v5, whole genome shotgun sequence encodes:
- the LOC120647313 gene encoding zinc finger BED domain-containing protein RICESLEEPER 1-like — its product is MSALMKEKFLKYWKDTHGLMAIATVLDPRYKLQFLNAMFEQIYGHTWFNEVKKVRDLLYDLVLEYQGFMEGVGTTDGVGTSSNNSSSSTVGSGDKAVVDIFDRYLSSQPIVSTTYVRTELDLYLEEPLWPRTTDLDIIHWWQYAGMKYPTLRNIAQDILVIPVTTVASESVFSTSGRIISPSRSRLAPKMVEALMCMQAWSHAEMLGPESPVMNALLTCLDDEEEEMDAPESDIID